A window from Thiohalorhabdus sp. Cl-TMA encodes these proteins:
- a CDS encoding type II toxin-antitoxin system Phd/YefM family antitoxin produces MESTIPAQEIKRRGISAVDEALRAGPVHVVSRNRPRYVILSEEQYQELVRDRRSVSRLWDRILSETSEEGREAADILGQVKEERDSWER; encoded by the coding sequence ATGGAATCCACGATTCCAGCCCAAGAGATTAAACGGCGCGGGATATCCGCGGTGGATGAGGCACTTCGGGCCGGTCCCGTACATGTCGTAAGCCGAAACCGGCCCCGTTACGTGATCCTGAGCGAGGAGCAGTATCAGGAACTGGTCCGTGACCGTCGCTCTGTTTCCCGGCTCTGGGACCGTATCCTCTCGGAGACTTCGGAAGAGGGGCGCGAGGCTGCGGATATCCTGGGGCAGGTCAAGGAAGAGCGGGACAGTTGGGAGCGCTAG
- a CDS encoding SCO family protein, giving the protein MSAARKHLPAWLLASLLGLLLALTGCNGDSAPEYALSEIDGKMPDLQFRLPDARGETRTAQDFQGKTVLMFFGYTHCPDVCPMTLSRIRRAVGNLDAENAQRVRVLFVSVDPRRDTPEAIRSYVDGFDMPQLVGLRGKGSGFEALKERYHLYVNRHREGPEDQEYEVDHSGQVYIFGPQGEARLMARLSGKQPDSVDTLTTDLRKLLNHTAG; this is encoded by the coding sequence ATGAGCGCAGCCCGCAAGCACCTCCCCGCCTGGCTTCTCGCCTCCCTACTGGGCCTGCTACTGGCCCTGACCGGCTGCAACGGCGACAGCGCGCCCGAATATGCGCTCTCCGAAATCGACGGCAAGATGCCGGACCTGCAGTTCCGGCTTCCGGACGCCCGGGGCGAGACCCGCACGGCGCAGGACTTCCAGGGCAAGACGGTGCTGATGTTCTTCGGCTATACCCATTGCCCGGATGTCTGCCCCATGACCCTGAGCCGCATCCGCCGGGCCGTGGGCAATCTGGATGCGGAGAATGCGCAGCGCGTCAGGGTGCTTTTCGTATCGGTGGACCCCCGGCGGGACACGCCCGAGGCAATCCGCAGCTACGTGGACGGCTTCGACATGCCGCAGCTCGTGGGCCTGCGCGGCAAGGGATCCGGCTTCGAGGCCCTCAAGGAGCGCTATCACCTCTACGTGAACCGCCACAGGGAAGGCCCCGAAGACCAGGAGTACGAGGTGGACCACTCCGGCCAGGTCTACATCTTCGGCCCGCAGGGTGAGGCCCGGCTCATGGCCCGGCTCTCCGGCAAGCAACCGGATTCCGTGGACACCCTCACCACCGACCTGCGCAAGCTCCTGAACCACACCGCTGGCTAG
- a CDS encoding UPF0175 family protein, with protein sequence MMAIETFTVRDLRERTGDLTQDAEAGQLALVTKRGRPLFVTVPFTEELLREGVGFSLAVELYRNGMITAARGALLAGMDLAAFLEELSALEVPVADYSAEEVADELAGFE encoded by the coding sequence ATGATGGCCATCGAAACATTTACCGTTCGCGATCTTCGGGAACGTACCGGTGATCTGACGCAAGATGCTGAAGCCGGCCAGCTCGCGCTTGTGACGAAGCGCGGTCGCCCACTGTTTGTGACTGTCCCATTCACGGAGGAGCTGCTCAGGGAGGGGGTCGGCTTTTCCTTGGCCGTGGAGCTCTACCGGAACGGCATGATAACCGCAGCGCGTGGAGCGCTCCTTGCGGGTATGGATTTGGCGGCGTTTCTTGAAGAGTTGAGCGCACTGGAGGTTCCGGTCGCGGATTATTCCGCCGAGGAGGTGGCGGATGAGCTTGCGGGGTTTGAATGA
- a CDS encoding IS630 family transposase encodes MPPLCPWTSAKPLPQKADFWHFEAPGQGFGGHLLRGWDALRNRPKSGRPSKLTGEQLQWLSRVLRKEGPEQYRFPFALWTRAMIRSRIREQLGVRLSEVSVGRILKNLGFTPQRPLHRARQRQPELVDQWQNEAYPALQKRAKAEGAKLFFADESGIRSDYHTGTTWAEKGQTPVVESTGARFSVNMISAISPSGEMRFMAQEGSVTAAVFGTFLKRLAGMTVAKIFLVVDGHPVHRAKKVQRVLAELDHQIELFFLPPYAPDRNPDELVWGHVKGRIGRRTVTTKKELKKQAWSALRSLQKWPSKIRGFFRHPSCQYI; translated from the coding sequence ATGCCGCCCTTGTGCCCTTGGACCAGTGCAAAGCCCCTTCCGCAAAAGGCGGACTTCTGGCACTTCGAGGCTCCGGGGCAGGGCTTTGGGGGGCATTTACTAAGGGGCTGGGACGCCCTGCGCAATCGGCCCAAGTCGGGGCGGCCCTCCAAGCTGACCGGTGAGCAGCTTCAGTGGCTGTCCCGGGTGTTGCGCAAGGAAGGGCCTGAGCAGTACCGGTTTCCCTTCGCCCTGTGGACCCGGGCCATGATCCGCAGCCGCATCCGTGAGCAGCTCGGTGTCCGGCTCTCCGAGGTGTCGGTCGGGCGGATCCTGAAGAACTTGGGCTTCACCCCGCAGCGCCCGCTTCACCGGGCTCGCCAGCGCCAGCCTGAGCTGGTGGATCAGTGGCAGAACGAGGCCTATCCTGCCCTGCAAAAGCGGGCGAAGGCCGAAGGCGCCAAGCTCTTTTTCGCCGACGAGTCGGGCATTCGCTCGGATTACCACACCGGCACCACCTGGGCCGAAAAAGGCCAGACCCCGGTGGTGGAGAGCACCGGTGCCCGCTTTTCAGTGAACATGATCTCGGCGATCAGCCCTTCCGGCGAAATGCGGTTCATGGCCCAGGAGGGCTCGGTGACCGCCGCCGTATTCGGCACCTTCCTCAAACGCCTGGCGGGGATGACCGTGGCCAAGATCTTTCTGGTGGTGGACGGCCATCCGGTCCACCGGGCCAAGAAGGTACAGCGGGTTCTGGCGGAGCTGGACCACCAGATCGAGTTATTCTTTCTGCCGCCCTATGCCCCGGACCGGAACCCCGATGAACTGGTTTGGGGCCATGTGAAGGGCCGGATTGGCCGCCGAACGGTCACCACCAAGAAGGAACTGAAAAAGCAGGCCTGGTCGGCCTTGCGTTCCCTGCAAAAGTGGCCCAGCAAGATCCGAGGCTTCTTCCGTCACCCCAGTTGCCAATACATCTAA
- a CDS encoding type II toxin-antitoxin system CcdA family antitoxin: protein MPTKLFNPDAPRKATNLSINADLLAQARALDLNLSRLLEERLTEAVREARRQAWLAENQEALADYNERIAEQGSFGDRVRRF, encoded by the coding sequence ATGCCCACTAAGCTTTTCAATCCCGACGCCCCGCGCAAGGCCACCAATCTGAGCATCAACGCCGATCTGCTCGCCCAGGCGCGGGCCCTCGACCTGAACCTCTCCCGGCTGTTGGAGGAACGCCTAACCGAAGCCGTGCGCGAAGCCCGGAGACAGGCTTGGCTGGCGGAGAACCAAGAGGCGCTCGCCGACTATAATGAGCGCATCGCCGAGCAGGGCAGCTTCGGGGACCGGGTGCGGCGCTTCTGA
- a CDS encoding DUF3368 domain-containing protein, translated as MSRAVIADAGPLIALAKLEHLDLPTALFTEVLVPTAVAEECTRPTERADAWAIGAALDHDSSYRRVALEGSRRLSAMGRLLDTGEAQALVLALNSRLPVLMDERRGRLEARRLGVEVIGTGAVLVAAKHKGLVNEVGPLLDSLTQNGYRLSESLRQALLEKSGELN; from the coding sequence ATGAGTCGAGCGGTCATTGCCGATGCCGGCCCTCTGATCGCGTTGGCAAAGCTTGAGCACCTGGACTTGCCCACCGCTTTGTTCACCGAGGTTTTGGTTCCCACGGCGGTGGCTGAGGAATGTACAAGGCCTACCGAACGGGCGGATGCGTGGGCAATCGGGGCGGCTTTGGACCACGATAGCTCATACCGCCGAGTCGCTTTGGAAGGGTCCCGAAGGCTGAGTGCGATGGGCCGGCTGCTAGATACCGGCGAGGCACAGGCCTTGGTGCTGGCGCTGAATAGTCGCTTGCCGGTGCTGATGGACGAGCGTCGAGGCCGGCTTGAGGCTAGACGGCTTGGGGTTGAGGTTATCGGAACCGGGGCAGTGCTCGTTGCAGCCAAACACAAAGGCTTGGTTAACGAGGTGGGGCCTTTGTTGGATTCGCTAACTCAGAACGGATACCGCTTATCCGAATCTTTGCGCCAAGCGCTCCTGGAAAAGAGCGGCGAACTAAATTGA
- a CDS encoding copper chaperone PCu(A)C yields MLVALAAIAPAHAGEIEISEAWIRNIPGGAPSAGYFRLRNGTDGAVRLVAAESPAYGRIGLHRTTDSGMAHVERVNVPAGGQVAFAPGGYHLMLMEQRKPVEIDDRIPIRLRFADGKERTARFIVRPPYAQGPE; encoded by the coding sequence ATGCTGGTCGCGCTCGCGGCCATCGCCCCCGCTCACGCGGGCGAAATCGAGATTTCGGAGGCCTGGATCCGGAACATCCCCGGCGGAGCCCCCTCGGCCGGCTACTTCCGGCTGCGCAACGGCACGGACGGCGCCGTTCGCCTGGTGGCCGCCGAATCCCCCGCCTACGGGCGGATCGGCCTCCACCGCACCACCGACTCGGGCATGGCGCACGTGGAGCGGGTGAACGTGCCCGCCGGCGGCCAGGTGGCGTTCGCCCCCGGCGGGTACCACCTCATGCTCATGGAACAGCGGAAGCCGGTGGAAATCGATGACCGAATCCCCATCCGCCTCCGCTTTGCGGACGGGAAGGAACGCACGGCCCGTTTTATCGTTCGACCTCCGTACGCGCAGGGACCGGAATGA
- a CDS encoding Rpn family recombination-promoting nuclease/putative transposase has protein sequence MLKIPNLFLKRGQLARREFLGYQQRIWQRFAEQDGQGRAQRYRRLPPIIPLVLYHGQPEWSVPLSLLDCIDADAELLAVQRGFGYQVRHLRPEESDARLSSDPVLRAGLRALAWAFVEHLDDAAVARLLRDLPEGHPLEQALLRYIARVYPTTEPAVYRALEITRPERAKELIMTVADEWVERGKKEGRQEGRQEGRREGEATLLLRMIKHKFGPQAAAAHQGRIEQADTETLLAWSDRILTAETVEELFR, from the coding sequence GTGCTGAAGATCCCGAACCTGTTTCTCAAGCGGGGCCAGCTGGCAAGACGTGAGTTTTTGGGCTATCAACAGCGCATCTGGCAGCGCTTCGCGGAACAGGACGGCCAGGGCCGGGCCCAACGGTACCGGCGGTTGCCGCCCATCATTCCGCTGGTGCTCTACCATGGGCAACCGGAGTGGTCGGTGCCGTTGTCCTTGCTGGACTGCATCGACGCCGACGCGGAGCTTTTGGCCGTGCAGCGGGGCTTCGGCTACCAGGTGCGCCATCTGCGCCCCGAGGAAAGCGATGCCCGGCTGTCCAGCGATCCGGTGCTGCGGGCCGGGCTGCGGGCCCTGGCCTGGGCATTTGTCGAGCACCTGGATGATGCGGCCGTTGCGCGCTTGCTGCGCGACCTGCCGGAGGGGCACCCTCTGGAACAGGCGCTTTTGCGGTATATTGCCCGGGTCTACCCCACCACCGAACCGGCGGTCTACCGGGCCTTGGAAATCACCCGGCCGGAACGGGCGAAGGAGCTGATTATGACGGTAGCGGATGAATGGGTGGAGCGAGGAAAGAAGGAAGGTCGGCAGGAAGGCCGGCAGGAAGGCCGGCGGGAAGGGGAGGCCACCCTTCTGCTGCGCATGATCAAGCACAAGTTTGGGCCCCAGGCTGCGGCGGCCCACCAGGGGCGAATCGAGCAGGCCGATACCGAAACCCTGCTTGCGTGGTCGGACCGGATCCTGACGGCGGAGACCGTGGAGGAACTGTTCCGCTAG
- a CDS encoding type II toxin-antitoxin system VapC family toxin, giving the protein MGALGSVFLDASAVIYLLEGAPGVRKAVTEVLADLRDRQGDPQLTVSALSLLECRVRPLREGNQAVLARYEDFFSDPGLLLVPLERDVLDRVARLRAEHPLKTPDAIQAASALELGAGIPFVTGDGDFSTIPGLTLYQVTPHT; this is encoded by the coding sequence TTGGGAGCGCTAGGGAGCGTATTCCTGGATGCTAGTGCGGTAATCTACCTGTTGGAGGGTGCCCCTGGTGTGCGCAAGGCGGTTACGGAAGTCCTCGCCGATCTGCGCGACCGCCAAGGCGACCCCCAACTGACTGTCTCGGCATTGAGCCTTTTGGAGTGTCGGGTCCGGCCTCTGCGGGAGGGCAACCAGGCGGTTTTGGCCCGCTACGAGGATTTTTTCAGCGACCCCGGACTGCTCCTGGTCCCCCTGGAGCGTGATGTGCTGGATCGGGTGGCGCGACTTCGGGCCGAGCACCCCTTAAAAACGCCGGATGCGATCCAGGCGGCTTCGGCCCTGGAGCTGGGTGCGGGGATCCCTTTTGTGACGGGCGATGGGGATTTCTCAACTATACCCGGTTTGACCCTCTACCAGGTGACGCCACACACATAG
- a CDS encoding type II toxin-antitoxin system VapC family toxin, which produces MLVDTDVLIWNLRGNTSAASLLDNTPVVTISAVSWMELVQGVRDTSELRALHRALRFWEATLIHVEEGISARACYLMEEHFLAHSLKMADALIAATALETGLPLVSANDRHYRFIQGLELQVFRP; this is translated from the coding sequence ATGCTGGTTGATACCGATGTCCTAATCTGGAACCTGCGCGGCAACACCTCGGCCGCCAGTCTGCTCGACAACACCCCGGTGGTCACCATCTCCGCCGTGTCCTGGATGGAGCTGGTCCAGGGTGTCCGGGATACCAGCGAACTCCGGGCTCTGCACCGGGCCCTGCGGTTCTGGGAAGCGACCCTGATCCATGTCGAGGAGGGCATCTCCGCCCGAGCCTGCTACCTCATGGAGGAGCACTTCCTCGCACACTCCCTCAAAATGGCCGATGCCCTAATCGCCGCGACCGCCCTGGAAACGGGGTTGCCTTTGGTGTCGGCCAACGACCGCCATTACCGTTTCATTCAGGGGCTGGAGCTTCAGGTCTTCCGACCGTAA
- a CDS encoding Rpn family recombination-promoting nuclease/putative transposase gives MAQDPTNPHDALLKALLDAPERAGVFLRENLPEALRERMTEEPPRHLPGSFIDPAMAETHSDRLFEVPLRDGRTAFAYVLIEHKSGPDPATPIQLLGYQQRIWQRFAEQDGQGRAQRYRRLPPIIPLVLYHGQPEWSVPLSLVDCIDADAELVALQRDFGYQVRHLRPEESDARLSSDPVLRAGLRALAWAFVEHLDDAAVARLLRDLPEGHPLEQALLRYIARVYPTTESTVYRALEITRPERAKELIMTVADEWVERGKKEGRQEGRQEGRQEGRQEGRQEGEATLLLRMIEHKFGPQAAAAHQGRIERADTETLLAWSDRILTAETVEELFQ, from the coding sequence ATGGCCCAGGATCCCACGAATCCGCACGATGCCCTGCTCAAGGCCCTTCTGGACGCCCCCGAGCGGGCCGGGGTCTTTCTGCGGGAGAATCTGCCCGAGGCGCTGCGGGAACGCATGACCGAGGAGCCGCCGCGCCATCTGCCGGGCAGCTTCATCGACCCCGCCATGGCGGAGACCCACAGCGACCGGCTGTTCGAGGTGCCGCTCCGGGACGGACGCACCGCCTTCGCCTACGTCCTGATCGAGCACAAATCGGGGCCCGATCCGGCCACGCCGATCCAGCTGCTGGGCTATCAACAGCGCATCTGGCAGCGCTTCGCGGAACAGGACGGCCAGGGCCGGGCCCAACGGTACCGGCGGTTGCCGCCCATCATTCCGCTGGTGCTCTACCATGGGCAACCGGAGTGGTCGGTGCCGTTGTCCTTGGTGGACTGCATCGACGCCGACGCGGAGCTTGTAGCCCTGCAGCGGGACTTCGGCTACCAGGTGCGCCATCTGCGCCCCGAGGAAAGCGATGCCCGGCTGTCCAGCGATCCGGTGCTGCGGGCCGGGCTGCGGGCCCTGGCCTGGGCATTTGTCGAGCACCTGGATGATGCGGCCGTTGCGCGCTTGCTGCGCGACCTGCCGGAGGGGCACCCTCTGGAACAGGCGCTTTTGCGGTATATTGCCCGGGTGTATCCCACCACCGAATCGACGGTCTACCGGGCCTTGGAAATCACCCGGCCGGAACGGGCGAAGGAGCTGATTATGACGGTAGCGGATGAATGGGTGGAGCGAGGAAAGAAGGAAGGTCGGCAGGAAGGTCGGCAGGAAGGTCGGCAGGAAGGCCGGCAGGAAGGCCGGCAGGAAGGGGAGGCCACCCTTCTGCTGCGCATGATCGAGCACAAGTTTGGGCCCCAGGCTGCGGCGGCCCACCAGGGGCGAATCGAGCGGGCCGATACCGAAACCCTGCTTGCGTGGTCGGACCGGATCCTGACGGCGGAGACCGTGGAGGAACTGTTCCAGTAA
- a CDS encoding type II toxin-antitoxin system Phd/YefM family antitoxin, whose protein sequence is MEASTKDLRLHTRELLAAVDRGEEVVITWHGKRYARLTGWRQEERGAGERNPAFGLWADRSGDVDDEVRALRQGRELP, encoded by the coding sequence ATGGAAGCATCGACCAAGGACCTTCGGCTCCACACCCGCGAACTTTTGGCCGCTGTGGACCGCGGCGAAGAGGTGGTCATTACCTGGCACGGCAAACGCTACGCCCGGCTGACGGGCTGGCGGCAAGAGGAGCGAGGCGCCGGTGAGCGCAATCCCGCCTTTGGCCTATGGGCGGACCGATCCGGCGACGTGGATGACGAGGTGCGCGCCCTTCGCCAGGGCCGAGAATTGCCCTGA
- a CDS encoding CcdB family protein yields MSQFAVHRNSTPDSAVWAPYLLTLQSDLLEDLATVVVAPLVLEERFGRPAQGLNPVFHVEGHRVVLSVAELAGISRAHLGVEIQSLAEERDAIIGALDLLFTGI; encoded by the coding sequence ATGTCCCAATTCGCCGTACACCGGAATTCCACCCCCGATTCCGCAGTCTGGGCCCCCTACCTGCTCACCCTGCAAAGCGACCTTCTGGAAGATCTCGCAACCGTAGTGGTCGCCCCATTGGTGCTGGAGGAACGTTTCGGCAGGCCAGCGCAGGGACTAAATCCCGTCTTTCACGTAGAGGGCCATCGCGTGGTGCTCTCCGTGGCCGAGCTGGCCGGCATCTCCCGAGCACATCTTGGCGTGGAGATTCAGTCTCTTGCGGAGGAACGGGATGCGATCATCGGAGCGCTCGACCTGCTGTTTACGGGCATTTAA